A single Plasmodium knowlesi strain H genome assembly, chromosome: 13 DNA region contains:
- a CDS encoding ribosome biogenesis protein BOP1, putative encodes MSEEKDYLTGSTSAESYLGGGKDQQGEMAKTPKDGSDSKTETEQGEILDAEREGKSDKEGKAEETAAKMKKKKKKKKNSQTEELVEAGIKAGMKQKKKRENKSERKSKNGTDEKITSQKGSEKSNCQTGKKKSPKEGKGKLPKGRKQHGGKYIKKETDYEDTTGSDLCSSSVRSENTKRGKNIFANEEIEESDDEYNLSRLGNFDMKHYEDLDILGYDIWGNKIQKTDENAIDDFIESKTDKNAWRKIKDKKNNRIVELTNQDLEIIRSIRQNKVAKYLNEENYVYENEKEEYKLGVKEPSNRKYKQSAEEKRKIEQIIMHLMDKEKNPEKYKKEDDEYKLLYDLWRNKIYDDFNNFNEMNLPNILPGHKYSYNPPPELMYNSAERRKILKQNNDAFIPQNFEKIRNIEFYKKTYFELYQRCLDLYLCSRSLKNVLHIKKEDLLPKLPSTQSLKPYPQYPFVKYNMDEAINGDKNKYLNQIDVMEDHHIVYVVQCGKLYIFDILTSYNIAVIDLAYYYGATLPRAKGGEKKGGISFDNIRIKANKAYDIVAVSFGNTIFLFHYENFIPPAKSSADNIEEVYRTDSKRRKNSAEDDEEYSRCDDTLSEERDSEGEAAHLSGDDDDGHFEGSLDDDEDDEDNDDEDDENHGDDELDKNEEDAEEKHSGKKCEQLSKTMAYCKTKGLLSVFHKNFKTSEEYVYSPDVDVKWKYIKPNDRKIKYCVAIQHEGKIRNFSWNKNGNYLSVTCLRKVGQYHYCYLHHLKSMKSIKLIKKYNQKRGDLVQSMFFPSSPYFLAAFENGITIYNLKAKSKNERIVKKLRGIQNITCVDVHINESYILSSDENGNVFIFDLDLSCNPYKKFHLQECSLKKVEFHKKYNLFYSLSSNGVVNLFYAKFFQDYVTNPVLLPITQLSSESKICDVTWSGRSPWLFAHTEGNFSVLYT; translated from the exons ATGAGTGAAGAGAAGGATTACCTCACAGGTAGTACCTCCGCAGAGAGTTACCTTGGTGGAGGGAAGGACCAACAGGGGGAAATGGCGAAGACCCCCAAGGACGGTTCTGATAGTAAGACGGAAACTGAACAAGGAGAGATACTCGATGCGGAGCGAGAAGGTAAATCagataaggaaggaaaggcaGAGGAGACGGCggcaaaaatgaagaagaaaaagaaaaagaagaagaactcACAGACGGAGGAGTTGGTAGAAGCTGGAATCAAAGCGGGgatgaaacagaaaaaaaaaagggaaaataaatcggaaaggaaaagtaaaaacggAACGGACGAAAAAATCACTTCACAGAAGGGATCCGAAAAGTCCAACTGtcaaacaggaaaaaagaaaagcccaaaggaagggaaaggaaaactaccaaaaggaagaaaacaacatggaggaaaatatatcaaAAAGGAGACGGATTATGAGGATACCACTGGGAGCGACCTGTGCAGTTCCAGTGTAAGGAGCGAAAAcaccaaaaggggaaaaaacatttttgcaaacgaAGAAATTGAAGAGAGTGACGATGAGTACAACTTGAGTAGGCTCGGGAATTTCGACATGAAGCATTACGAAGATTTGGACATTTTGG GCTACGACATCTGGGGAAATAAGATCCAGAAGACGGACGAAAACGCCATCGACGATTTCATCGAATCCAAGACAGACAAAAAcgcatggagaaaaataaaagataaaaaaaacaatcgaATTGTGGAGCTTACGAACCAAGACCTAGAAATAATCAGAAGTATTCGTCAAAATAAAGTGGCTAAATATCTGAACGAGGAAAATTACGtgtacgaaaatgaaaaggaggaatacAAATTGGGAGTGAAGGAGCCATCCAACCGCAAGTATAAACAATCagcagaggaaaaaagaaaaatagaacaaataaTAATGCACTTAATggataaggaaaagaatccagaaaaatataaaaaagaagacgaTGAATATAAGCTACTTTACGATTTGTGGAGGAATAAAATTTACGACGATTTTAACAACTTTAATGAAATGAATTTGCCAAATATTTTGCCAGGACATAAATACAGTTACAATCCTCCCCCTGAGTTAATGTACAATTCAgcggagagaagaaaaatattaaaacaaaataatgatGCTTTCATTcctcaaaattttgaaaaaatcagaaatatcgaattttataaaaaaacatattttgAATTATATCAGAGGTGTTTAGATTTATACCTCTGCTCAAGGTCATTGAAAAATGTACTTCATATAAAGAAGGAGGATTTACTTCCAAAATTACCTTCCACCCAATCCTTGAAACCATATCCGCAATACCCATTTGTGAAATACAACATGGATGAAGCCATTAATGgagacaaaaataaatacttGAACCAGATAGATGTAATGGAAGATCACCATATCGTCTATGTAGTTCAGTGTGGCAAGCTCTATATCTTTGACATTCTGACATCATACAATATTGCCGTGATAGACCTGGCCTATTACTATGGGGCCACACTGCCCAGGGCGAAGggcggggaaaaaaagggaggaatatCTTTTGATAACATTCGTATAAAGGCCAATAAGGCGTACGACATCGTGGCGGTGTCCTTTGGCAATacgatttttcttttccattatgAGAACTTCATTCCTCCTGCCAAATCAAGTGCGGATAATATTGAAGAAGTATACCGCACTGACTCCAAACGGAGAAAGAATTCCGCTGAGGACGATGAGGAATATAGCAGATGTGACGACACTCTGTCGGAAGAGCGTGACAGTGAGGGGGAAGCGGCACATTTGTCGGGCGATGATGACGATGGCCATTTCGAGGGTTCTctagatgatgatgaggatgatgaggatAATGATGACGAGGACGATGAGAACCATGGGGATGATGAATTAgacaaaaatgaggaagacgcAGAGGAGAAACACTCTGGAAAGAAATGTGAACAGTTGAGTAAAACTATGGCCTATTGTAAGACGAAAGGTTTACTGAGCGTGttccataaaaattttaaaacatcGGAGGAATACGTGTACTCCCCCGATGTGGACGTGAAGTGGAAGTACATAAAACCGAATGACCGG AAGATAAAGTATTGCGTCGCAATCCAGcatgagggaaaaataaggaaCTTCTCGTGGAACAAAAATG gAAATTACCTCTCCGTAACGTGCTTACGAAAAGTTGGACAGTACCACTACTGCTATTTGCATCATTTAAAATCAATGAAGTCAATCAAACTGATAAAGAAATACAATCAAAAGAGGGGAGACCTCGTTCAGTCCATGTTCTTTCCCTCTAGTCCTTATTTCTTGGCAGCCTTTGAAAACGGGATCAC GATATATAACCTGAAAGCCAAGTCGAAGAATGAGAGAATCGTAAAAAAACTAAGAGGCATTCAAAATATAACATGCGTGGATGTACACATTAACGAAAGTTACATTTTATCCTCGGATGAGAATGGGAACGTGTTCATTTTTGACTTGGACCTGTCGTGCAATCCGTACAAGAAATTTCACCTCCAGGAGTGTTCCTTGAAGAAGGTGGAGTTTCACAAGAAGTacaatttgttttattcGTTAAGTTCAAATGGAGTAGTGAACTTGTTTTATGCGAAGTTTTTTCAAGACTATGTAACCAACCCTGTTTTGTTACCAATTACGCAGTTATCCAGTGAGTCAAAGATTTGCGATGTCACCTGGTCGGGCAGGAGCCCATGGCTGTTTGCGCACACGGAAGGAAACTTTTCCGTCCTGTACACATAG
- a CDS encoding RNA-binding protein, putative, with translation MAKRSDKKNAPIDRHKVFVRNIRENDVAPLEEEFKNICTKYFFFKNKNNSTKSAICSFKTDREAENFIQKYHDKKIRTSNIKCEFAFRKKYNDKKLISITYRRHKINHLNSIQLYTNCDLDTIVVLSYLKNLFLLNKHLLVKSLDENDEAERKMPTREVASQDTDGKSRPRDNHRIDEDEEHSKQVTQNSEGNTDGNKSDQSNDGDDIQVVAERKLKEFEEIVLNIEKEKKDLDKKMTKKLIAKMPNKNKSLSKNCFVYTVEFLNLKMAVHFYKYINRKNFLNYLEDNVKNGGEKNVFFFHDLCYLNKNNRRVIVKNIKRTCHVENLQKLFKHIEKDPSIYFPKKDNKKQGYAVVTFSNYQNVKKALLLNKSKVCGSTITVEEDRNPRFLKLLGVQGADDGESTNNRTHDGENSNDEKDDGDSSNDETDGGESSNDETDGGESSNDEKDDGDSSNDETDDGENSNDEKDDGDSSNKKADDEERHDKRTRDHVSDVEEGKTLFITNIPMGSTDEEVQSYVTKNISKNYIYIRTCRKDGKKISAFVKLKYKEDADTFLKKIGEYHEENEEEGEEEENVIDKFYNMKKKKKERMKQILLKDHNSGKNAEILFFKNNYLMIKRAVSKDSIKEKKKIPIEEKNKKKQKDRLHNNIHLVQDNDINNEHLGENIIKRNNDLMEKKKKLLKNKNFLINPCRIYVRNYPASLEQNLFRQLITKYFTPLFMQKHNLKKKEAFKKANEIIKKMKIMKDHTKEKEPTQNEEKNKKLKDKKISNKNSQNLICFIDINKHEHAKQIIHFLQNRNIYELINEIIYKKKFQTIRKNKNIMYVDYCIEDIRMVHIKKLKEEKFLNHIRQKNGAETNSLTKKTIKKKKKKESRGKRQREKRRLLKMQNENTNIAHIIKSTSSIHVQQSNAPNGPEKENAQTNGAHNISATKKKSKLKLKEKHLNQVSHSKEASKKKKVSFQSEEKEENTKKKTSNKLIKKTGKKSATKNDKEIESIQKDVLNFLKKNKK, from the exons ATGGCGAAACGAAGCGACAAGAAAAATGCCCCAATTGACAGGCACAAAGTGTTCGTTCGGAACATCAGAGAAAACGACGTAGCCCCCCTGGAGGAAGAgttcaaaaatatatgcaccaaatatttcttctttaaaaataaaaacaactCCACGAAAAGTGCCATCTGTTCCTTCAAAACAGATCGTGAGGCAGAAAATTTTATCCAAAAGTACCACgacaaaaaaatacgaaCCAGTAACATAAAATGCGAATTTGCCTTCAGGAAAAAGTacaatgataaaaaattaatttctaTCACATATAGAAGACATAAGATTAACCACTTGAACTCCATACAATTGTACACCAATTGTGATTTGGACACCATAGTCGTCTTGAGCTACTTGAAAAACCTCTTCCTCTTGAATAAACACTTGTTGGTAAAAAGCCTAGATGAAAATGATGAGGCCGAGAGGAAGATGCCCACAAGGGAGGTGGCATCACAGGACACGGATGGAAAAAGCAGACCCAGGGATAATCATCGGATTGATGAGGACGAAGAACATTCAAAACAGGTTACACAAAACAGTGAGGGTAACACAGATGGTAACAAATCTGACCAATCGAATGATGGGGATGACATCCAAGTAGTTGCCGAGAGGAAACTCAAAGAGTTCGAAGAAATTGTTCTtaatatagaaaaagaaaaaaaagatttagataaaaaaatgacgaaaaaattaattgcaAAAATGccgaataaaaataaatcttTAAGTAAAAATTGCTTTGTCTACACCGTTGAAttcttaaatttaaaaatggctGTTCATTTCtacaaatatattaatagaaagaattttttaaattatctaGAAGAtaatgttaaaaatggaggggaaaaaaatgtgtttttttttcatgatcTGTGCTACTTGAACAAAAACAACAGAAGAGTTATCGTAAAAAACATTAAAAGGACATGCCATGtggaaaatttacaaaagttATTCAAACATATAGAAAAGGATCCatcaatttattttcccaagAAAGATAATAAGAAGCAGGGGTACGCCGTGGTTACCTTCTCCAACTACCAGAATGTGAAGAAGGCGCTTCTGCTGAACAAATCCAAGGTGTGCGGAAGCACCATCACCGTAGAGGAGGACAGGAATCCAAGGTTCCTCAAACTGCTCGGCGTGCAGGGGGCTGACGATGGGGAGAGTACCAACAACAGGACGCATGATGGGGAAAACAGCAACGACGAGAAGGACGATGGGGATAGTAGCAACGACGAAACTGACGGTGGGGAGAGTAGCAACGACGAAACTGACGGTGGGGAGAGTAGCAACGACGAGAAGGACGATGGGGATAGTAGCAACGACGAAACTGACGATGGGGAAAACAGCAACGACGAGAAGGACGATGGGGATAGTAGCAACAAGAAGGCAGACGATGAAGAGCGACATGACAAGCGAACTCGAGACCACGTGAGCGACGTCGAGGAAGGGAAGACACTGTTCATCACGAACATTCCTATGGGGAGCACCGACGAAGAAGTGCAGAGCTATGTCACCAAGAACATCAGCAAGAACTACATCTACATAAGGACATGCAGAAAagacgggaaaaaaatttctgcGTTTGTGAAGCTCAAATATAAAGAAGATGCAGacacatttttgaaaaaaattggcgaATACCACGAAGAGaacgaggaagaaggagaagaagaggaaaacgtAATTGACAAATTCTACaacatgaagaagaaaaaaaaagaaagaatgaaacAAATTCTGCTTAAAGATCATAACAGTgggaaaaatgcagaaattttatttttcaaaaataattatttaatgATCAAAAGGGCTGTGAGTAAGGACtccataaaggaaaaaaaaaaaattcctatagaggaaaaaaacaaaaaaaaacaaaaggacaGACTGCACAATAACATCCACCTGGTACAGGACAATGACATCAACAATGAACACCTGGGAGAAaacataataaaaagaaacaacgacttgatggaaaaaaagaagaagctcttaaaaaataaaaacttccTGATAAACCCATGCAGAATATACGTTCGCAACTATCCAGCCTCTTTGgaacaaaatttattcaGGCAACTCATAACGAAATATTTCACCCCCCTATTTATGCAAAAgcacaatttaaaaaaaaaagaagcattcAAAAAAGCCAATGAAATTAttaagaaaatgaaaattatgaaagaTCAcacaaaagagaaagaaccaacacaaaatgaggaaaaaaataaaaaattaaaagataaaaaaattagcaacaAAAATAGCCAAAATTTGATATGCTTCATCGATATTAACAAACATGAACATGCCAAGCAAATAATTCACTTTCTTCAAAATAGGAATATTTACGAACTGATTAACGAAATaatctacaaaaaaaagtttcaaaCCATTCgcaaaaataagaacatCATGTATGTCGATTACTGCATTGAAGACATACGAATGGTGCAtatcaaaaaattaaaagaagaaaaatttttaaatcacataaggcaaaaaaatggagccgAAACGAACTCACTCACCAAAAAgactattaaaaaaaagaaaaaaaaagaaagcagaGGAAAAAGGCAACGTGAAAAAAGACGCCTtctaaaaatgcaaaacgaAAACACAAACATCGCTCATATAATTAAGAGCACATCGTCAATCCATGTGCAACAGTCGAATGCGCCAAATGGgccagaaaaagaaaacgccCAAACGAATGGCGCACACAACATTAGCgcaacgaagaaaaaatcaaagcTTAAGTTGAAGGAAAAGCACCTCAACCAGGTTTCTCATTCCAAGGAGGcgagtaaaaaaaagaaagtctCCTTCCAatccgaggaaaaagaagaaaatacaaaaaaaaagacaagcAACAAGTTAATCAAAAAGACCGGGAAAAAATCTGCAAccaaaaatgataaagaaaTT GAATCGATACAAAAGGATGTTTTAAACTTTCtcaagaaaaacaaaaaataa
- a CDS encoding RNA-binding protein 8A, putative translates to MNEEGDLNVFRKDEVPAKSIEGWIIIITNIHGEARDDYIRDVFEKYGQIKNLHLNLDRRTGFLKGYAFLEFENFVDAKRAIDEMDGATLLNQEIHVDWAFVQEKNKN, encoded by the exons atgaacgaagaaGGTGATTTAAATGTTTTTAGAAAGGACGAAGTTCCCGCAAAGT CCATAGAAGGTTGGATTATCATCATCACGAACATCCACGGAGAAGCAAGGGACGACTACATAAGAGAtgtttttgaaaaatatggacagataaaaaatttgcactTAAACTTGGACAGACGGACGGGTTTTTTAAAAGGCTATGCATTTCTcgaatttgaaaattttgtggATGCGAAAAGGGCCATTGATG aaatGGACGGCGCAACGTTGCTCAATCAGGAAATTCACGTAGATTGGGCATTCgttcaggaaaaaaataagaattga